The following coding sequences lie in one Cucurbita pepo subsp. pepo cultivar mu-cu-16 chromosome LG13, ASM280686v2, whole genome shotgun sequence genomic window:
- the LOC111808300 gene encoding uncharacterized protein DDB_G0290685-like isoform X2, which produces METATSSVHQRLLLACAGSTSATLLGLVAMAELLASSQFLVPNEMDAIAVFNKKRKFTSGKRQTGGENENQNNDSDNEHGDEQDALENGEDGKNAPTKDGANGGEEASNDNGDGGSENSGDGGGDEDDDDHDDGGSEENDEDNKEDEEDFDEEDVEEDTFEGEDDEETLPPPKKRKK; this is translated from the exons ATGGAGACCGCAACTTCTTCTGTTCATCAGCGTTTGCTGCTAGCGTGCGCCGGAAGCACTTCGGCCACGCTGCTTGGCCTCGTCGCTATGGCCGAGTTGCTTGCTTCGTCTCAG TTCCTGGTTCCGAATGAGATGGATGCCATTGCTGTATtcaacaagaaaaggaaattcaCTTCCGGGAAACGTCAGACTGgaggagaaaatgaaaatcagaATAACGACAGTGATAACGAACACGGAGATGAACAAGATGCACttgaaaatggagaagatGGTAAAAATGCTCCCACTAAAGATGGTGCTAATGGAGGGGAAGAAGCTAGCAACGATAACGGGGATGGTGGAAGTGAGAACAGTGGTGATGGTGGTGGGGATGAAGATGACGACGACCACGACGACGGTGGAAGCGAAGAGAATGATGAAGACAATAAAGAAGACGAAGAGGATTTCGATGAAGAAGACGTAGAGGAAGACACCTTTGAAGGAGAAGACGATGAAGAAACCCTCCCACcaccaaagaagagaaagaagtaa
- the LOC111808300 gene encoding uncharacterized protein DDB_G0290685-like isoform X1 yields the protein MILGSLDRTTMETATSSVHQRLLLACAGSTSATLLGLVAMAELLASSQFLVPNEMDAIAVFNKKRKFTSGKRQTGGENENQNNDSDNEHGDEQDALENGEDGKNAPTKDGANGGEEASNDNGDGGSENSGDGGGDEDDDDHDDGGSEENDEDNKEDEEDFDEEDVEEDTFEGEDDEETLPPPKKRKK from the exons ATGATTCTAG GTTCTCTGGACCGTACAACAATGGAGACCGCAACTTCTTCTGTTCATCAGCGTTTGCTGCTAGCGTGCGCCGGAAGCACTTCGGCCACGCTGCTTGGCCTCGTCGCTATGGCCGAGTTGCTTGCTTCGTCTCAG TTCCTGGTTCCGAATGAGATGGATGCCATTGCTGTATtcaacaagaaaaggaaattcaCTTCCGGGAAACGTCAGACTGgaggagaaaatgaaaatcagaATAACGACAGTGATAACGAACACGGAGATGAACAAGATGCACttgaaaatggagaagatGGTAAAAATGCTCCCACTAAAGATGGTGCTAATGGAGGGGAAGAAGCTAGCAACGATAACGGGGATGGTGGAAGTGAGAACAGTGGTGATGGTGGTGGGGATGAAGATGACGACGACCACGACGACGGTGGAAGCGAAGAGAATGATGAAGACAATAAAGAAGACGAAGAGGATTTCGATGAAGAAGACGTAGAGGAAGACACCTTTGAAGGAGAAGACGATGAAGAAACCCTCCCACcaccaaagaagagaaagaagtaa
- the LOC111808301 gene encoding transcription factor TGA7-like isoform X1 has protein sequence MIGQQSMSSSSAQLYASRMGIYEPFHQINSWGNAFGTRLDTSISPIIKVDDCVDNKPEFVPFESMDHHESSQETNKPIDDKVQRRLTQNREAARKSRMRKKVYVQQLETSRLKLAQLEQELERTKQKGVYTASCLADTSHLGFSRLVNPGIAAFELEYNHWVEKQERQITELRKALQQVHIITDTELKILVESSLNHYHNLFCMKANAAKADVFYLMSGVWRSSAERFFLWIGGFRPSELLNWEQVLTPYFEALNEQQQSAIHNLQQSSRQAEDALSQGMEKLHQNLSLSIASDPIGSYISEMGDGMEKAEALESLVRQPSVCYSFLEQADHLRQQTLKRMSHILSTKQAAQGLVALGEYFHRLRILSSLWATRPREPA, from the exons ATGATTGGTCAGCAGAGTATGAGCTCTTCATCAGCTCAGCTCTATGCATCAAGGATGGGCATCTATGAGCCATTTCACCAGATCAACTCATGGGGTAATGCCTTCGGTACTCGACTCGATACCAGCATATCGCCTATTATAAAAGTGGACGACTGTGTAGACAATAAA CCTGAGTTCGTTCCTTTCGAATCGATGGATCATCACGAGAGCAGTCAAGAAACGAACAAGCCAATCGATGATAAG GTACAACGACGTTTAACACAAAATCGAGAAGCAGCTCGTAAAAGCCGTATGAGGAAAAAG GTTTATGTACAGCAGTTAGAAACTAGCCGTTTGAAGCTGGCACAGTTGGAGCAGGAGCTAGAAAGAACCAAACAGAAG GGTGTATACACAGCGAGCTGCTTAGCAGATACCAGCCACTTGGGATTCAGCAGATTGGTAAACCCAG GGATTGCTGCATTTGAGTTAGAATACAATCACTGGGTTGAAAAGCAAGAGAGACAGATCACTGAACTCAGAAAGGCATTGCAGCAAGTTCATATAATAACTGATAcagaactcaaaattttagtggaAAGCAGCTTAAACCATTACCATAATCTGTTTTGCATGAAAGCCAATGCTGCAAAGGCTGATGTTTTCTATTTAATGTCTGGTGTATGGAGATCATCAGCAGAGCGTTTTTTCCTGTGGATTGGAGGATTTCGGCCATCGGAGCTGCTAAAC TGGGAACAGGTGCTGACGCCATACTTTGAGGCATTAAATGAACAACAACAGAGCGCTATCCACAATTTGCAGCAGTCGTCTCGGCAAGCTGAAGACGCGCTCTCACAGGGAATGGAAAAACTGCACCAGAATCTATCCCTCAGCATTGCCAGCGATCCTATAGGAAGCTATATTTCTGAGATGGGTGATGGAATGGAGAAAGCAGAAGCATTGGAGAGCTTGGTAAGGCAG CCGAGTGTGTGCTACTCTTTTCTGGAACAGGCAGACCATCTGAGGCAACAAACTTTGAAGAGAATGTCCCACATCCTAAGTACCAAACAAGCGGCGCAAGGGTTGGTCGCTTTAGGCGAGTACTTCCACCGTCTCCGTATTCTGAGCTCCCTCTGGGCCACTCGACCTCGTGAACCTGCGTAG
- the LOC111808301 gene encoding transcription factor TGA7-like isoform X2 gives MIGQQSMSSSSAQLYASRMGIYEPFHQINSWGNAFGTRLDTSISPIIKVDDCVDNKPEFVPFESMDHHESSQETNKPIDDKVQRRLTQNREAARKSRMRKKVYVQQLETSRLKLAQLEQELERTKQKGVYTASCLADTSHLGFSRLVNPGIAAFELEYNHWVEKQERQITELRKALQQVHIITDTELKILVESSLNHYHNLFCMKANAAKADVFYLMSGVWRSSAERFFLWIGGFRPSELLNVLTPYFEALNEQQQSAIHNLQQSSRQAEDALSQGMEKLHQNLSLSIASDPIGSYISEMGDGMEKAEALESLVRQPSVCYSFLEQADHLRQQTLKRMSHILSTKQAAQGLVALGEYFHRLRILSSLWATRPREPA, from the exons ATGATTGGTCAGCAGAGTATGAGCTCTTCATCAGCTCAGCTCTATGCATCAAGGATGGGCATCTATGAGCCATTTCACCAGATCAACTCATGGGGTAATGCCTTCGGTACTCGACTCGATACCAGCATATCGCCTATTATAAAAGTGGACGACTGTGTAGACAATAAA CCTGAGTTCGTTCCTTTCGAATCGATGGATCATCACGAGAGCAGTCAAGAAACGAACAAGCCAATCGATGATAAG GTACAACGACGTTTAACACAAAATCGAGAAGCAGCTCGTAAAAGCCGTATGAGGAAAAAG GTTTATGTACAGCAGTTAGAAACTAGCCGTTTGAAGCTGGCACAGTTGGAGCAGGAGCTAGAAAGAACCAAACAGAAG GGTGTATACACAGCGAGCTGCTTAGCAGATACCAGCCACTTGGGATTCAGCAGATTGGTAAACCCAG GGATTGCTGCATTTGAGTTAGAATACAATCACTGGGTTGAAAAGCAAGAGAGACAGATCACTGAACTCAGAAAGGCATTGCAGCAAGTTCATATAATAACTGATAcagaactcaaaattttagtggaAAGCAGCTTAAACCATTACCATAATCTGTTTTGCATGAAAGCCAATGCTGCAAAGGCTGATGTTTTCTATTTAATGTCTGGTGTATGGAGATCATCAGCAGAGCGTTTTTTCCTGTGGATTGGAGGATTTCGGCCATCGGAGCTGCTAAAC GTGCTGACGCCATACTTTGAGGCATTAAATGAACAACAACAGAGCGCTATCCACAATTTGCAGCAGTCGTCTCGGCAAGCTGAAGACGCGCTCTCACAGGGAATGGAAAAACTGCACCAGAATCTATCCCTCAGCATTGCCAGCGATCCTATAGGAAGCTATATTTCTGAGATGGGTGATGGAATGGAGAAAGCAGAAGCATTGGAGAGCTTGGTAAGGCAG CCGAGTGTGTGCTACTCTTTTCTGGAACAGGCAGACCATCTGAGGCAACAAACTTTGAAGAGAATGTCCCACATCCTAAGTACCAAACAAGCGGCGCAAGGGTTGGTCGCTTTAGGCGAGTACTTCCACCGTCTCCGTATTCTGAGCTCCCTCTGGGCCACTCGACCTCGTGAACCTGCGTAG
- the LOC111808301 gene encoding transcription factor TGA7-like isoform X3 — translation MSSSSAQLYASRMGIYEPFHQINSWGNAFGTRLDTSISPIIKVDDCVDNKPEFVPFESMDHHESSQETNKPIDDKVQRRLTQNREAARKSRMRKKVYVQQLETSRLKLAQLEQELERTKQKGVYTASCLADTSHLGFSRLVNPGIAAFELEYNHWVEKQERQITELRKALQQVHIITDTELKILVESSLNHYHNLFCMKANAAKADVFYLMSGVWRSSAERFFLWIGGFRPSELLNWEQVLTPYFEALNEQQQSAIHNLQQSSRQAEDALSQGMEKLHQNLSLSIASDPIGSYISEMGDGMEKAEALESLVRQPSVCYSFLEQADHLRQQTLKRMSHILSTKQAAQGLVALGEYFHRLRILSSLWATRPREPA, via the exons ATGAGCTCTTCATCAGCTCAGCTCTATGCATCAAGGATGGGCATCTATGAGCCATTTCACCAGATCAACTCATGGGGTAATGCCTTCGGTACTCGACTCGATACCAGCATATCGCCTATTATAAAAGTGGACGACTGTGTAGACAATAAA CCTGAGTTCGTTCCTTTCGAATCGATGGATCATCACGAGAGCAGTCAAGAAACGAACAAGCCAATCGATGATAAG GTACAACGACGTTTAACACAAAATCGAGAAGCAGCTCGTAAAAGCCGTATGAGGAAAAAG GTTTATGTACAGCAGTTAGAAACTAGCCGTTTGAAGCTGGCACAGTTGGAGCAGGAGCTAGAAAGAACCAAACAGAAG GGTGTATACACAGCGAGCTGCTTAGCAGATACCAGCCACTTGGGATTCAGCAGATTGGTAAACCCAG GGATTGCTGCATTTGAGTTAGAATACAATCACTGGGTTGAAAAGCAAGAGAGACAGATCACTGAACTCAGAAAGGCATTGCAGCAAGTTCATATAATAACTGATAcagaactcaaaattttagtggaAAGCAGCTTAAACCATTACCATAATCTGTTTTGCATGAAAGCCAATGCTGCAAAGGCTGATGTTTTCTATTTAATGTCTGGTGTATGGAGATCATCAGCAGAGCGTTTTTTCCTGTGGATTGGAGGATTTCGGCCATCGGAGCTGCTAAAC TGGGAACAGGTGCTGACGCCATACTTTGAGGCATTAAATGAACAACAACAGAGCGCTATCCACAATTTGCAGCAGTCGTCTCGGCAAGCTGAAGACGCGCTCTCACAGGGAATGGAAAAACTGCACCAGAATCTATCCCTCAGCATTGCCAGCGATCCTATAGGAAGCTATATTTCTGAGATGGGTGATGGAATGGAGAAAGCAGAAGCATTGGAGAGCTTGGTAAGGCAG CCGAGTGTGTGCTACTCTTTTCTGGAACAGGCAGACCATCTGAGGCAACAAACTTTGAAGAGAATGTCCCACATCCTAAGTACCAAACAAGCGGCGCAAGGGTTGGTCGCTTTAGGCGAGTACTTCCACCGTCTCCGTATTCTGAGCTCCCTCTGGGCCACTCGACCTCGTGAACCTGCGTAG
- the LOC111809223 gene encoding protein disulfide-isomerase 5-2-like yields the protein MMIVKLSTVKMQRSWQVLVLVLVSLLSLPSSSFSTADLPLSADGKVLELDESNFDLAISSFDYILVDFYAPWCGHCKRLSPELDAAAPQLAKLKEPVVLAKVNADKFTGLAKKYDVDAYPTIKIFMHGIPVDYYGPRKAELIVRYLKKFVAPDVSILESDSSINEFVEAAGPYFPIYLGFGLDESVISKFAINYKKKAWFSVAKGFSEDIIVSYDFDKVPALVSIHPSYNNERSIFYGPFEEQFLEEFIKQSMLPLVLPINYDTLKLLKDDERKIALTIVEDEDDDQTKNLITLLKAAASANRELVFAYVGSKQWGEFTDSFGDKKTTLPKMVIWDGKDDYLMVTGSESIIGNDYASEISKFIEGYREGRTEERRVAGPAIIGFISSLMGIRSVYIIVIIVAGIMLYRTKDDDNEYRRVDTPARDQADQSSSSNSHVERTEYRAGDKED from the exons ATGATGATCGTCAAATTGAGCACTGTGAAGATGCAGAGATCATGGCAAGTGCTGGTGCTTGTCCTCGTTTCACTCTTATCACTCCCATCCTCTTCCTTTTCGACCGCGGACCTGCCGCTCTCGGCGGATGGAAAGGTGTTGGAGCTCGACGAATCCAATTTCGATCTCGCCATTTCATCATTTGATTACATATTGGTCGACTTTTACGCCCCATGGTGCGGCCACTGCAAGCGTCTTTCTCCGGAG TTGGACGCTGCTGCACCTCAGCTTGCCAAATTGAAGGAGCCTGTAGTTCTAGCAAAAGTGAACGCTGACAAGTTTACTGGTCTTGCTAAAAAATATGACGTTGA tGCCTATCCTACAATCAAGATCTTCATGCATGGCATCCCAGTAGACTATTATGGACCAAGGAAAGCGGAGTTAATCGTCCGTTATCTGAAGAAATTTGTTGCTCCAGATGTCTCAATTCTCGAGTCGGACTCATCAATTAATGAGTTTGTTGAAGCTGCAGGGCCTTACTTCCCTATCTATTTGGGATTTGGTTTAGATGAGTCTGTTATTTCTAAATTCGCTATTAATTACAAGAAGAAGGCCTGGTTTTCAGTGGCAAAGGGTTTCTCAGAGGATATCATAGTGTCTTATGATTTTGATAAAGTTCCTGCTTTGGTTTCTATCCATCCAAGTTACAACAATGAACGGAGCATTTTTTATGGTCCCTTTGAAG AACAATTCTTGGAGGAATTCATAAAACAAAGCATGCTCCCTCTCGTTCTGCCCATAAACTACGACACTCTTAAGCTACTAAAAGATGACGAGAGGAAAATTGCGCTCACAATTGTGGAGGATGAGGATGATGACCAGACAAAGAATTTAATCACTTTATTAAAGGCTGCTGCATCTGCAAATCGCGAATTGGTGTTCGCTTATGTTGGGTCTAAACAGTGGGGAGAATTTACTGATTCATTCGGAGACAAGAAGACCACACTGCCAAAAATGGTCATTTGGGATGGGAAAGACGATTACTTAATG GTTACTGGTTCAGAGAGCATCATTGGGAACGACTATGCATCTgaaatctcaaaattcattGAAGGATACAGGGAAGGGAGAactgaagaaagaagagtaGCGGGTCCTGCAATTATTGGCTTCATAAGTTCACTCATGGGCATCAGGAGTGTATACATCATTGTAATTATTGTTGCAGGAATAATGCTTTACAGGACCAAAGATGACGATAACGAATATCGCAGAGTCGATACTCCTGCTCGAGACCAGGCTGACCAAAGTAGCAGCTCTAACTCACATGTTGAAAGGACTGAATATAGGGCTGGTGACAAGGAAGATTGA